In one Candidatus Nealsonbacteria bacterium genomic region, the following are encoded:
- a CDS encoding radical SAM protein, with protein sequence MKELDIKVGYACNNSCIFCLNKEKRYYKEFPVEDLKRQIVDSANVGCKKLIISGGEPLISKHLFDLLAFAKQKGIKAIEIQTNGRMLSYETLVKKLKEFQFISFLVSLHFSNPGLYRTYCRSDGFYQVVKGIKNLVRNKQDLTINTVVMKMNLPYLKELVKLLKGIGVVKIQYRFIDGRNVMDRYKEFVPQYKEAVPTIREIIKENPSLNIRINEIPLCVLGEEFKDSLAPPANPERVNLSIGNKLFTSPEILKSQFIFPNCEECFYHPTCKGIRKEYCQIYDTSEIKPIIKQPY encoded by the coding sequence ATGAAAGAGCTTGATATAAAAGTTGGTTATGCTTGTAATAATTCCTGCATTTTTTGTCTTAACAAAGAAAAGCGTTATTATAAAGAGTTTCCAGTAGAGGATTTAAAAAGACAGATAGTTGACAGCGCAAATGTTGGATGTAAAAAATTAATTATATCTGGGGGAGAACCTCTAATCTCAAAGCACCTTTTTGATTTATTGGCTTTTGCCAAACAAAAGGGAATTAAGGCAATAGAGATCCAGACAAACGGCAGGATGCTATCTTATGAAACGCTGGTTAAAAAGCTAAAGGAATTTCAATTCATATCTTTCCTTGTTTCTTTACACTTTTCCAACCCAGGTCTTTACAGAACATATTGCAGGTCAGATGGTTTTTATCAAGTAGTGAAGGGGATTAAAAATTTAGTAAGAAATAAACAGGATTTGACAATTAACACGGTGGTTATGAAGATGAACCTTCCTTATTTGAAGGAATTAGTCAAACTGTTAAAGGGTATAGGGGTAGTGAAAATTCAATATAGATTTATAGATGGAAGAAACGTCATGGATAGATATAAAGAATTTGTTCCTCAATATAAGGAAGCCGTGCCAACCATTCGAGAAATAATAAAAGAAAACCCTAGTCTAAATATAAGAATAAATGAAATTCCACTATGTGTATTAGGAGAAGAATTTAAAGATTCTCTTGCTCCTCCTGCTAATCCCGAGAGAGTGAATCTCTCTATAGGAAATAAGTTGTTTACTTCTCCTGAAATTCTGAAGTCTCAGTTTATATTCCCTAACTGTGAAGAATGTTTTTACCATCCAACCTGTAAGGGAATTAGAAAAGAATATTGTCAAATTTATGATACTAGCGAAATAAAACCAATTATTAAACAACCTTATTAA
- a CDS encoding glycosyltransferase family 2 protein, protein MYIDIIIPTLNEEKGIQKTLGDLSFLLKDKIHKVKIIVVDGGSKDKTIKIAREAGAKVIIAERGYGRQYKAGFKKAKGEVIITMDGDGTYPAEKIPKLLEILEKENLDFISVNRFSCLGKKAINKLNLIGNIFLTLFTNLLFKLRLKDSQSGMWIFRKNILDGLNLVSDGMSFSEEIKIEAFQKFKAKEILGSYRKRIGGESKLNMFLDGIKNLIFLFKKKL, encoded by the coding sequence ATGTATATTGATATAATTATACCAACTCTTAATGAGGAGAAAGGAATTCAAAAAACACTGGGAGACCTATCCTTTTTGTTAAAAGATAAGATTCATAAAGTGAAAATTATTGTTGTTGATGGCGGGAGTAAGGATAAAACAATAAAGATAGCCCGGGAAGCCGGCGCTAAAGTAATAATTGCGGAAAGAGGCTATGGTAGACAATACAAGGCTGGATTTAAAAAAGCAAAAGGCGAAGTTATTATCACAATGGATGGTGATGGAACTTATCCTGCAGAGAAAATTCCAAAATTGTTAGAGATTTTAGAAAAAGAAAATCTTGATTTTATTTCTGTTAATAGGTTTAGTTGCTTAGGGAAAAAAGCAATAAATAAATTAAATCTAATAGGTAATATATTCTTAACCCTTTTTACCAATCTGTTATTCAAATTACGCTTAAAAGATTCGCAAAGTGGAATGTGGATATTCAGGAAAAATATTTTGGATGGGTTGAACTTAGTATCTGATGGGATGTCTTTTTCAGAAGAAATTAAAATTGAAGCCTTTCAAAAATTTAAAGCTAAAGAAATTTTAGGCTCTTACCGTAAAAGAATAGGAGGGGAGTCAAAATTGAATATGTTTTTAGACGGTATTAAAAATCTGATATTTCTGTTTAAGAAGAAATTATGA